CGCCGTACTGGGCGTTCTGCTGGCCCGGCGGCCAGGCGATGGCGCGCTACCTGCTCGACAACCCCGACACCGTCGCCGGCCGGACGGTGATCGATTTCGCGGCGGGCTGCGGCGTCGCCTCGCTGGCGGCGATGAAGGCGGGCGCGGCGCGCGCCACCGGCAACGACATCGATCCGATGGCCGTGGCGTCGATGCGGCTGAACGCCGAGGCGAACGGACTCGGGATCGAGACCAGCGCCGACGACTGGCTGGCCGGCGCGCCAGCGACGCCCGAGGCCGAAATCGTGATCGCGGGCGACGTCTGCTACGAGCGCGAGATGACGGCGCGGGCGATGGTGTGGCTGCGCGGCCACGCCGCCGCCGGCCGGCTGGTGCTGCTGGGCGATCCCGGCCGCAACTACTTCACCGCCGACCGGCTGGTCGAGATGGCGCGCTACCAGATCCCCACCTCGCTGCAGCTCGAGAACCGCGGCCTGCGCGAGACGGTGGTGTGGCGCGTGCTGCCGTGAGCGGCGCCCGCGCCACGCGGGATAACCGCGCCAACATGACGCTCGCCATTCCAGCCCTCGCCGCCTAGATTCCACATCGCATGACCAAGATCTCCCCCGACGATTTCGCCGCGATCTACAAGGACTTCAACGCCTCGGTGTCGAAGTTCGACTGCGGCAAGAAATGCTCCCCCCTCAACGGCGGCTCGCCGGTGTGCTGCTCGACGCAGGACGCGGTGCCGGTCGTGCACAAGGCCGAGTTCAAGCTGCTGAAGGGCCGCACCGACCTGTGGAAGCGGTTCAAGCCCTACGACGCCGCGACGAAGAAGATCGTCGAGGAGCTGACCGACGCCGCCTGCGCCATCGAGTGCAAGGGCGCGGCGTTCTGCGAGCGGAACAACCGCACCATCGCCTGCCGCGCCTTCCCGTTCTATCCCTACGTCACGCGCGAGAAGAAGGTTCTCGGGCTCAGCGTCTACTGGGTGTTCGAGGACCGCTGCTGGATGATGTCCAACATGGCGCTGGTCGAGCGCCCGTTCGTCGACGAGTTCCTGCGCGCCTTCGAGGCGATCTTCGCCAAGGACGAGGAGGAGTGGGAGACCTACGTCGATTTCTCCGCCTCGATGCGCCGCGTGTTCAGCCGCTGGAAGCGCAAGATCCCGGTGATCGGCCGCGACGGCGGGCTGCTGCTGGTCGATCCCTCGACCGGCAAGGCGCGGCCGGGCGGCGCGCACGAGTACCCGAAATACGGCCCCTTCCGCACCGAAGCCGGCTACCGCCGGGCGATCAAGGAAGCCAAGGGCGTCGTGCCGCCGCAGGGCCTGCGGCCGGTGTGACGCATCCGTCGCGAGGCTGACACGGCGGCGGAAAGCCTGTAGGCACGCGGCGCCATGCCGCCCTCGATCCGCGTCCCCCTCGCCTGGGCGATGCTCCTCGCCATGCCGGCGTTCTTCGCCGTCAACCAGCTCGCGGCGCGCTGGGTCGATTTCGTGCCGCCGCACGCGCTGGCGCTGGGCCGCTGGGCGCTGGCCTCCCTGTTCCTGCTGCCGTTCGTCGGCGCGACCCTGTGGCGGCAGCGCGCCGCGGCGTGGCGCGAGGCGCCCTATCTGCTGGTGCTCGGCGCGCTGGGCATGTGGGTGTGCGGCGCCTTCGTCTACATCGGCGGGCGCGAGACCACGGCGACCAACATCGCGCTGATCTACGCCGCCTCGCCGGTCGGCATCGTGGTGATCGCGCGGCTGTTCCTGGGCGAGCGGCTGTCGTGGGTCCGCGCGGCGGGCGTCGCGCTGTGCCTGGCGGGGCTGCTGCTGATCATCGTCAAGGGCGAGCCGTGGCGGCTGGGCGCGGTGCGGTTCTCGACCGGCGATCTGTGGGTCGCGGTGGCGGCGTCGTGCTGGGCCGCCTACTCCGTGCTGCTGAAGCGCTGGCCGACGGCGTTCGACCCGACGGCGCGGCTGGCGCTGATCTCGGCCGCGGGCTGCGTCGTGCTGCTGCCGTTCACCGTGGCCGAGGCGGCGCTGGTCGGCCCGCCGAGAATCGACGGCGCCACCCTGCTGACGTGGGTGACGCTGGCGATCGTGCCGGGGATCGGCGCCTACGCCTGTTTCGCCTTCTGCCTGCGCGAGCTGGGCGCCGGGCGCGCCGCCGTCGGCATGTACCTGGGGCCGCTCTACACCGTGGCGATGGCGTGGGCGCTGCTGGACGAAGCGCCGCGCTGGTACCATATCGCGGGCGCGGGGCTGGTGTTGCCCGGCGTGTTCCTCGCCACGCGCGCGCCCAAAGGCTGACCCGGCCGGCGGCGCGGACTCCCCCGGAGATCGCCATGCGCCACGCCATCGTCCCCGTCCTCGCCGCCGCCCTGCTGGGCGCCGCCGGCCTCGCCGCGCCGGCCGCCGCCGAGGAGATCGGCACCGCCAGCTACCAGTTCAAATGGTTCGGCCCCAACGACAAGATCCGGGTCGAGGCGTTCGACGATCCCGAGGTGCCGGGCGTCGCCTGCTACCTGTCGCGCGCCACGTCGGGCGGCGTGTCCGGCGCGCTGGGCCTGGCCGAGGATCCCGGCGAGGCCTCGATCGCCTGCCGCCAGGTCGGGCCGATCGACCGCGAGAAGGCCAAACGCCTGCGCAACGGGCGCGAGGTGTTCGAGCGCGGCGCCTCGATCGTGTGGAAGAAGACGCAGGTCGTGCGCTTCTACGACTCCAAGCGCGACGTGCTGGTCTACCTCGCCTACACCGACCGCCTGATCGACGGCAGCCCGCGCAACTCCGTCAGCGTCGTGCCGCTGGGCTGGCCGCGTTAGGGCGCGGCCTGGAGGCGAGCGGCCCTGTGTCATCCCGAGCGCAGCGAGGGATCCAGTAGTGGCGCCTGGATCCCTCGCTGCGCTCGGGATGACAGTGGGGAACCGGGACGTCCACGACGCCCGAAGCGCGCGAGGGGGAGGCGCGTCCACCACGACGGCGCGCGCGAGGGGGAGACGGGGGGCGCGGGCGATGGTAAATTCGCCGTTCCTCCCACCGCGCGGTCCCGCCGCGCCCGAGCCGAGCGATCCAACAATGACCTACCGCGCCTTCGCCGCCACGCTCCTCGCCGGATTCCTGTGCGCCGGCGTCGCCTCAGCCCAGCTGCCGCCGCCCGGCGGCTCCCGCCGCGCCGCCATGGACGTGTCGGCCGAGGATCTCGCCACGATCCTGCGCGCGGAAGGCTACCAGGCGAAGATCGGCGTCGACTCCGACGGCGATCCGAAGATCGACAGCTCGATGGACGGCACCAACTACGAGATCCTGTTCTACGACTGCACCAAGGGCGACGGCGCGCGCTGCAAGAGCTACCAGTTCTCGACCACGTTCAGCCGGCTGAGCCCGGCGCCGACCGCCGAGAGCATGAACGTCTGGAACGAGCAGAAGCGTTTCGCCCAGGCCTCGGTCAACGACCGCGGCCGCGCCCGGCTGACGATGAACTGCAGCCCGCGCGGCACGGTCGGCGACGACAATTTCAAGCACGTGCTGAGCTGGTGGAAGGTCGCGACCCGCGAGTTCAAGCAGCACATCGGCTTCAAGTAGGAGCGCGGCGCCGGCCGCGCCGCCTCCACGCGCGGCCCGCGGCCCGGCCGCGCGGTCGCGGCGCTCGACGTTTGCGTCAGCCGCGCCGGCACGGCGCGGCGCGGGCGGCTTTGGCGCGGCGGCGCCCGGTTTCGCGTCGGCGTACAGGAACGTCACCAGCAGCACCCAGCG
The genomic region above belongs to Rhodospirillales bacterium and contains:
- a CDS encoding methyltransferase translates to MPRSPADPESFIREHTALEAPAMVPELRLWLAAEYLPIWQATEAWLEERNVDPPYWAFCWPGGQAMARYLLDNPDTVAGRTVIDFAAGCGVASLAAMKAGAARATGNDIDPMAVASMRLNAEANGLGIETSADDWLAGAPATPEAEIVIAGDVCYEREMTARAMVWLRGHAAAGRLVLLGDPGRNYFTADRLVEMARYQIPTSLQLENRGLRETVVWRVLP
- a CDS encoding DMT family transporter, with protein sequence MPPSIRVPLAWAMLLAMPAFFAVNQLAARWVDFVPPHALALGRWALASLFLLPFVGATLWRQRAAAWREAPYLLVLGALGMWVCGAFVYIGGRETTATNIALIYAASPVGIVVIARLFLGERLSWVRAAGVALCLAGLLLIIVKGEPWRLGAVRFSTGDLWVAVAASCWAAYSVLLKRWPTAFDPTARLALISAAGCVVLLPFTVAEAALVGPPRIDGATLLTWVTLAIVPGIGAYACFAFCLRELGAGRAAVGMYLGPLYTVAMAWALLDEAPRWYHIAGAGLVLPGVFLATRAPKG
- a CDS encoding CreA family protein; protein product: MRHAIVPVLAAALLGAAGLAAPAAAEEIGTASYQFKWFGPNDKIRVEAFDDPEVPGVACYLSRATSGGVSGALGLAEDPGEASIACRQVGPIDREKAKRLRNGREVFERGASIVWKKTQVVRFYDSKRDVLVYLAYTDRLIDGSPRNSVSVVPLGWPR
- a CDS encoding YbjN domain-containing protein; translation: MTYRAFAATLLAGFLCAGVASAQLPPPGGSRRAAMDVSAEDLATILRAEGYQAKIGVDSDGDPKIDSSMDGTNYEILFYDCTKGDGARCKSYQFSTTFSRLSPAPTAESMNVWNEQKRFAQASVNDRGRARLTMNCSPRGTVGDDNFKHVLSWWKVATREFKQHIGFK